A DNA window from Loxodonta africana isolate mLoxAfr1 chromosome 7, mLoxAfr1.hap2, whole genome shotgun sequence contains the following coding sequences:
- the P2RY2 gene encoding P2Y purinoceptor 2 isoform X2, whose amino-acid sequence MMEELTQGHSPGLGGLFFLFPAEFPAAWSRVMAEDLDPWNGTNNGTWDGDELGYRCRFNEDFKYVLLPVSYGIVCVLGLCLNAVALYAFLCRLKTWNASTTYMFHLAVSDALYAASLPLLVYYYARGDHWPFSTVLCKLVRFLFYTNLYCSILFLTCISVHRCLGVLRPLRSLRWGQAHYARRVAAAVWVLVLACQAPVLYFVTTSTRGTRITCHDTSAPELFSHFVAYSSVMLGLLFTVPFAIILVCYVLMAQRLLKPTSGATGGLPWAKRKSVRTIAVVLTVFAICFLPFHVTRTLYYSFRSLDLSCHTLNAINMAYKITRPLASANSCLDPVLYFLAGQRLVRFAREAKPPIGPIPTTQARRRLGMRRPGKNDTKRTENLSASSEGSRQTESTPAGGENTTDVRL is encoded by the exons ATGATGGAAGAACTGACGCAAGGGCACAGCCCCGGGCTGGGCGGCCTGTTTTTCCTGTTTCCTGCAGAGTTCCCTGCAGCCTGGTCCAG GGTGATGGCGGAAGACCTGGACCCCTGGAATGGCACCAACAATGGCACCTGGGATGGGGATGAGCTGGGCTACAGGTGCCGCTTCAACGAGGACTTCAAGTATGTGCTGCTGCCTGTGTCCTATGGTATAGTGTGCGTGCTCGGGCTGTGTCTGAACGCTGTGGCACTCTATGCCTTCCTGTGCCGCCTCAAGACTTGGAATGCCTCCACCACGTACATGTTCCACCTGGCTGTGTCGGATGCACTGTACGCGGCTTCCCTGCCGCTGCTGGTCTACTACTACGCCCGTGGCGACCACTGGCCCTTCAGCACAGTGCTCTGCAAGCTGGTGCGCTTTCTCTTCTATACCAACCTTTACTGCAGCATTCTCTTCCTCACCTGCATCAGCGTGCACCGATGCCTGGGTGTCTTGCGACCCCTGCGCTCACTGCGCTGGGGCCAGGCCCACTATGCCCGCCGGGTGGCAGCTGCCGTGTGGGTACTGGTGCTGGCCTGCCAGGCACCTGTACTCTACTTCGTCACCACCAGCACGCGTGGCACCCGCATTACCTGCCACGACACCTCGGCACCGGAGCTCTTCAGCCACTTCGTGGCCTACAGCTCCGTAATGCTGGGCTTGCTCTTCACTGTGCCCTTTGCCATCATCCTGGTCTGTTATGTGCTCATGGCACAGAGGCTGCTAAAGCCAACTTCTGGGGCCACAGGAGGCCTGCCGTGGGCCAAGCGAAAGTCAGTGCGCACCATTGCCGTGGTGCTGACTGTCTTCGCCATCTGCTTCCTGCCTTTCCACGTCACCCGCACCCTCTACTACTCCTTCCGCTCTCTTGACCTCAGCTGCCACACCCTCAATGCCATCAACATGGCTTACAAGATCACCCGGCCACTGGCCAGTGCCAACAGTTGCCTTGACCCCGTGCTCTACTTCCTGGCTGGGCAGAGGCTCGTGCGCTTTGCCCGTGAAGCCAAGCCACCCATAGGCCCCATCCCTACCACCCAGGCTCGCCGCAGGCTGGGCATGCGCAGGCCTGGCAAAAATGACACCAAGAGGACAGAGAACCTGTCAGCCAGCAGTGAGGGCTCTAGACAGACAGAGTCTACGCCAGCTGGTGGCGAGAACACTACGGATGTCCGGCTGTAA
- the P2RY2 gene encoding P2Y purinoceptor 2 isoform X1, producing MDPALQEHLECIGVERERTIYHHGMRNTPGGGGRGELQRVMAEDLDPWNGTNNGTWDGDELGYRCRFNEDFKYVLLPVSYGIVCVLGLCLNAVALYAFLCRLKTWNASTTYMFHLAVSDALYAASLPLLVYYYARGDHWPFSTVLCKLVRFLFYTNLYCSILFLTCISVHRCLGVLRPLRSLRWGQAHYARRVAAAVWVLVLACQAPVLYFVTTSTRGTRITCHDTSAPELFSHFVAYSSVMLGLLFTVPFAIILVCYVLMAQRLLKPTSGATGGLPWAKRKSVRTIAVVLTVFAICFLPFHVTRTLYYSFRSLDLSCHTLNAINMAYKITRPLASANSCLDPVLYFLAGQRLVRFAREAKPPIGPIPTTQARRRLGMRRPGKNDTKRTENLSASSEGSRQTESTPAGGENTTDVRL from the exons ATGGACCCAGCCCTCCAAGAGCACCTGGAGTGTATTGGGGTAGAGCGTGAACGGACAATTTACCATCATGGCATGAGGAACACCCCGGGTGGTGGTGGAAGGGGAGAGCTTCAGAG GGTGATGGCGGAAGACCTGGACCCCTGGAATGGCACCAACAATGGCACCTGGGATGGGGATGAGCTGGGCTACAGGTGCCGCTTCAACGAGGACTTCAAGTATGTGCTGCTGCCTGTGTCCTATGGTATAGTGTGCGTGCTCGGGCTGTGTCTGAACGCTGTGGCACTCTATGCCTTCCTGTGCCGCCTCAAGACTTGGAATGCCTCCACCACGTACATGTTCCACCTGGCTGTGTCGGATGCACTGTACGCGGCTTCCCTGCCGCTGCTGGTCTACTACTACGCCCGTGGCGACCACTGGCCCTTCAGCACAGTGCTCTGCAAGCTGGTGCGCTTTCTCTTCTATACCAACCTTTACTGCAGCATTCTCTTCCTCACCTGCATCAGCGTGCACCGATGCCTGGGTGTCTTGCGACCCCTGCGCTCACTGCGCTGGGGCCAGGCCCACTATGCCCGCCGGGTGGCAGCTGCCGTGTGGGTACTGGTGCTGGCCTGCCAGGCACCTGTACTCTACTTCGTCACCACCAGCACGCGTGGCACCCGCATTACCTGCCACGACACCTCGGCACCGGAGCTCTTCAGCCACTTCGTGGCCTACAGCTCCGTAATGCTGGGCTTGCTCTTCACTGTGCCCTTTGCCATCATCCTGGTCTGTTATGTGCTCATGGCACAGAGGCTGCTAAAGCCAACTTCTGGGGCCACAGGAGGCCTGCCGTGGGCCAAGCGAAAGTCAGTGCGCACCATTGCCGTGGTGCTGACTGTCTTCGCCATCTGCTTCCTGCCTTTCCACGTCACCCGCACCCTCTACTACTCCTTCCGCTCTCTTGACCTCAGCTGCCACACCCTCAATGCCATCAACATGGCTTACAAGATCACCCGGCCACTGGCCAGTGCCAACAGTTGCCTTGACCCCGTGCTCTACTTCCTGGCTGGGCAGAGGCTCGTGCGCTTTGCCCGTGAAGCCAAGCCACCCATAGGCCCCATCCCTACCACCCAGGCTCGCCGCAGGCTGGGCATGCGCAGGCCTGGCAAAAATGACACCAAGAGGACAGAGAACCTGTCAGCCAGCAGTGAGGGCTCTAGACAGACAGAGTCTACGCCAGCTGGTGGCGAGAACACTACGGATGTCCGGCTGTAA
- the P2RY2 gene encoding P2Y purinoceptor 2 isoform X3, translating into MRAGTLSAVERRSRVMAEDLDPWNGTNNGTWDGDELGYRCRFNEDFKYVLLPVSYGIVCVLGLCLNAVALYAFLCRLKTWNASTTYMFHLAVSDALYAASLPLLVYYYARGDHWPFSTVLCKLVRFLFYTNLYCSILFLTCISVHRCLGVLRPLRSLRWGQAHYARRVAAAVWVLVLACQAPVLYFVTTSTRGTRITCHDTSAPELFSHFVAYSSVMLGLLFTVPFAIILVCYVLMAQRLLKPTSGATGGLPWAKRKSVRTIAVVLTVFAICFLPFHVTRTLYYSFRSLDLSCHTLNAINMAYKITRPLASANSCLDPVLYFLAGQRLVRFAREAKPPIGPIPTTQARRRLGMRRPGKNDTKRTENLSASSEGSRQTESTPAGGENTTDVRL; encoded by the coding sequence GGTGATGGCGGAAGACCTGGACCCCTGGAATGGCACCAACAATGGCACCTGGGATGGGGATGAGCTGGGCTACAGGTGCCGCTTCAACGAGGACTTCAAGTATGTGCTGCTGCCTGTGTCCTATGGTATAGTGTGCGTGCTCGGGCTGTGTCTGAACGCTGTGGCACTCTATGCCTTCCTGTGCCGCCTCAAGACTTGGAATGCCTCCACCACGTACATGTTCCACCTGGCTGTGTCGGATGCACTGTACGCGGCTTCCCTGCCGCTGCTGGTCTACTACTACGCCCGTGGCGACCACTGGCCCTTCAGCACAGTGCTCTGCAAGCTGGTGCGCTTTCTCTTCTATACCAACCTTTACTGCAGCATTCTCTTCCTCACCTGCATCAGCGTGCACCGATGCCTGGGTGTCTTGCGACCCCTGCGCTCACTGCGCTGGGGCCAGGCCCACTATGCCCGCCGGGTGGCAGCTGCCGTGTGGGTACTGGTGCTGGCCTGCCAGGCACCTGTACTCTACTTCGTCACCACCAGCACGCGTGGCACCCGCATTACCTGCCACGACACCTCGGCACCGGAGCTCTTCAGCCACTTCGTGGCCTACAGCTCCGTAATGCTGGGCTTGCTCTTCACTGTGCCCTTTGCCATCATCCTGGTCTGTTATGTGCTCATGGCACAGAGGCTGCTAAAGCCAACTTCTGGGGCCACAGGAGGCCTGCCGTGGGCCAAGCGAAAGTCAGTGCGCACCATTGCCGTGGTGCTGACTGTCTTCGCCATCTGCTTCCTGCCTTTCCACGTCACCCGCACCCTCTACTACTCCTTCCGCTCTCTTGACCTCAGCTGCCACACCCTCAATGCCATCAACATGGCTTACAAGATCACCCGGCCACTGGCCAGTGCCAACAGTTGCCTTGACCCCGTGCTCTACTTCCTGGCTGGGCAGAGGCTCGTGCGCTTTGCCCGTGAAGCCAAGCCACCCATAGGCCCCATCCCTACCACCCAGGCTCGCCGCAGGCTGGGCATGCGCAGGCCTGGCAAAAATGACACCAAGAGGACAGAGAACCTGTCAGCCAGCAGTGAGGGCTCTAGACAGACAGAGTCTACGCCAGCTGGTGGCGAGAACACTACGGATGTCCGGCTGTAA
- the P2RY2 gene encoding P2Y purinoceptor 2 isoform X4: MAEDLDPWNGTNNGTWDGDELGYRCRFNEDFKYVLLPVSYGIVCVLGLCLNAVALYAFLCRLKTWNASTTYMFHLAVSDALYAASLPLLVYYYARGDHWPFSTVLCKLVRFLFYTNLYCSILFLTCISVHRCLGVLRPLRSLRWGQAHYARRVAAAVWVLVLACQAPVLYFVTTSTRGTRITCHDTSAPELFSHFVAYSSVMLGLLFTVPFAIILVCYVLMAQRLLKPTSGATGGLPWAKRKSVRTIAVVLTVFAICFLPFHVTRTLYYSFRSLDLSCHTLNAINMAYKITRPLASANSCLDPVLYFLAGQRLVRFAREAKPPIGPIPTTQARRRLGMRRPGKNDTKRTENLSASSEGSRQTESTPAGGENTTDVRL; the protein is encoded by the coding sequence ATGGCGGAAGACCTGGACCCCTGGAATGGCACCAACAATGGCACCTGGGATGGGGATGAGCTGGGCTACAGGTGCCGCTTCAACGAGGACTTCAAGTATGTGCTGCTGCCTGTGTCCTATGGTATAGTGTGCGTGCTCGGGCTGTGTCTGAACGCTGTGGCACTCTATGCCTTCCTGTGCCGCCTCAAGACTTGGAATGCCTCCACCACGTACATGTTCCACCTGGCTGTGTCGGATGCACTGTACGCGGCTTCCCTGCCGCTGCTGGTCTACTACTACGCCCGTGGCGACCACTGGCCCTTCAGCACAGTGCTCTGCAAGCTGGTGCGCTTTCTCTTCTATACCAACCTTTACTGCAGCATTCTCTTCCTCACCTGCATCAGCGTGCACCGATGCCTGGGTGTCTTGCGACCCCTGCGCTCACTGCGCTGGGGCCAGGCCCACTATGCCCGCCGGGTGGCAGCTGCCGTGTGGGTACTGGTGCTGGCCTGCCAGGCACCTGTACTCTACTTCGTCACCACCAGCACGCGTGGCACCCGCATTACCTGCCACGACACCTCGGCACCGGAGCTCTTCAGCCACTTCGTGGCCTACAGCTCCGTAATGCTGGGCTTGCTCTTCACTGTGCCCTTTGCCATCATCCTGGTCTGTTATGTGCTCATGGCACAGAGGCTGCTAAAGCCAACTTCTGGGGCCACAGGAGGCCTGCCGTGGGCCAAGCGAAAGTCAGTGCGCACCATTGCCGTGGTGCTGACTGTCTTCGCCATCTGCTTCCTGCCTTTCCACGTCACCCGCACCCTCTACTACTCCTTCCGCTCTCTTGACCTCAGCTGCCACACCCTCAATGCCATCAACATGGCTTACAAGATCACCCGGCCACTGGCCAGTGCCAACAGTTGCCTTGACCCCGTGCTCTACTTCCTGGCTGGGCAGAGGCTCGTGCGCTTTGCCCGTGAAGCCAAGCCACCCATAGGCCCCATCCCTACCACCCAGGCTCGCCGCAGGCTGGGCATGCGCAGGCCTGGCAAAAATGACACCAAGAGGACAGAGAACCTGTCAGCCAGCAGTGAGGGCTCTAGACAGACAGAGTCTACGCCAGCTGGTGGCGAGAACACTACGGATGTCCGGCTGTAA